A stretch of Streptococcus sp. oral taxon 061 DNA encodes these proteins:
- a CDS encoding cystathionine beta-lyase: MTDIKTLALKYGGYTSLDKVYLDQLLAGKTEQEQLALITPPPSVVNAYFAELYQKKSPEAATDYFAELSQELNLYNVEPSFTLESKPFIRLNLSGKSFGFCYESEGLGRIFSENKEVISEDLLFEIAQIFPHQLVFEESGKIYMKAVGDEEVVSVENLTALTDLESLADGRKRLKGYSQEDLLQEAVAFSGKRYFQSENRTAMLYID, translated from the coding sequence ATGACTGATATCAAAACTTTGGCTCTAAAATATGGGGGCTATACAAGTCTAGACAAGGTCTATCTAGATCAGCTTCTAGCTGGAAAGACAGAGCAGGAGCAGTTGGCACTGATCACACCTCCGCCGAGTGTAGTTAACGCCTACTTTGCTGAACTCTACCAGAAAAAGAGTCCTGAGGCTGCGACGGATTATTTTGCAGAACTCAGTCAAGAATTGAATCTTTACAATGTTGAACCAAGTTTCACCTTAGAAAGTAAGCCTTTTATTCGGCTTAATCTGTCTGGCAAATCCTTTGGTTTTTGTTATGAGAGTGAGGGTCTGGGTAGAATTTTCTCTGAAAATAAAGAGGTTATTTCAGAAGACTTGCTCTTTGAGATTGCGCAAATTTTCCCCCATCAACTAGTCTTTGAGGAGTCTGGCAAGATCTACATGAAGGCTGTCGGGGACGAGGAAGTTGTTAGCGTGGAAAATCTTACAGCTTTGACTGATTTGGAAAGTTTGGCTGATGGTCGCAAACGTCTAAAAGGCTACAGCCAAGAGGATTTATTGCAAGAAGCTGTTGCTTTTTCTGGCAAGCGCTATTTCCAATCGGAAAACCGCACTGCCATGTTATATATTGATTAA
- a CDS encoding SDR family oxidoreductase has translation MSTILITGASGGLAQEMVKLLPQDQLILLGRNKEKLAQLYGNRPQAELIEIDITDAQALEELVTELYQRYGKIDVLINNAGYGIFEDFDKISNQDIHQMFEVNTFALMNLSRLVASRMKEIRKGHIINIVSMAGLIATARSSLYSATKFAAIGFSNALRLELMPYGVYVTTVNPGPIRTGFFDQADPDGTYLKSVNRFLLEPDAVAKKIVKTIGKNKRELNLPALLNLAHKFYTLFPKLADKLAGETFNYK, from the coding sequence ATGTCTACTATTCTCATTACAGGTGCTAGCGGGGGTCTAGCCCAAGAAATGGTCAAACTCTTACCTCAAGACCAACTCATTTTGCTAGGTAGAAATAAGGAAAAATTAGCTCAACTATACGGAAATCGTCCTCAGGCAGAATTGATTGAAATTGATATTACCGACGCTCAAGCCTTAGAAGAACTAGTTACTGAACTCTATCAGCGTTATGGTAAGATTGATGTTTTGATTAACAACGCTGGCTACGGGATTTTTGAGGATTTTGACAAGATTTCTAATCAAGATATTCATCAAATGTTTGAGGTTAACACCTTTGCTTTGATGAATCTGTCTCGTTTGGTTGCTTCTCGTATGAAGGAGATTCGAAAAGGTCATATCATCAATATCGTCAGCATGGCAGGATTGATTGCGACTGCTAGGTCAAGTCTATATTCTGCGACCAAGTTTGCGGCCATTGGTTTTTCAAATGCTCTTCGCCTTGAGCTCATGCCCTATGGTGTCTATGTGACGACTGTTAATCCAGGACCTATCCGTACAGGATTTTTTGATCAGGCAGACCCAGATGGGACCTACCTCAAATCGGTCAATCGCTTCCTACTCGAGCCAGATGCAGTAGCTAAAAAAATTGTTAAGACCATAGGCAAAAACAAACGCGAGCTCAATCTCCCAGCCTTGCTGAATCTAGCCCATAAGTTTTATACCCTCTTTCCTAAGTTAGCAGATAAGTTGGCTGGGGAAACTTTTAATTATAAGTGA
- the miaA gene encoding tRNA (adenosine(37)-N6)-dimethylallyltransferase MiaA — protein MKSKIIVIVGPTAVGKTALAIEVAQRFNGEVVSGDSQQVYRGLDIGTAKASPEEQATVPHHLIDVRDVTESYSAFDFVSEAKVAIENIQSRGKLAIIAGGTGLYIQSLLEGYHLGGETPHEDILAYRASLEPFSDEELAQLLDQAGLEIPQFNRRRAMRALEIAHFGQDLENQESLYDPLIICLDDERSQLYERINHRVDLMFEAGLLDEAKWLFDHYPDVQAAKGIGYKELFPYFRGEQRLEEASDSLKQATRRFAKRQLTWFRNRMQVTFYQIGESGVKERILSQIEEFLND, from the coding sequence ATGAAAAGCAAAATAATTGTGATTGTTGGTCCAACTGCAGTTGGAAAGACTGCCCTAGCCATTGAAGTTGCTCAGCGATTCAATGGTGAAGTAGTCAGTGGGGATAGCCAACAAGTCTACCGAGGCCTAGATATTGGGACTGCCAAGGCTAGTCCGGAGGAGCAGGCAACTGTCCCTCATCATTTGATTGATGTGAGAGATGTAACCGAGTCTTACTCGGCTTTTGATTTTGTTTCAGAAGCTAAAGTAGCCATCGAGAATATTCAAAGTCGAGGTAAGCTTGCTATTATTGCAGGTGGGACAGGTCTTTATATCCAGAGTCTGCTAGAAGGATATCATTTAGGTGGGGAGACACCACATGAGGACATTTTAGCTTATCGTGCTAGTCTAGAGCCTTTTTCAGATGAGGAGTTAGCCCAGCTCCTAGATCAAGCAGGCCTTGAAATTCCCCAATTTAATCGTCGTCGTGCCATGCGTGCCTTGGAAATTGCCCATTTTGGTCAAGATTTGGAAAATCAAGAAAGTTTATATGATCCGCTGATTATTTGCTTGGATGATGAGCGTAGTCAGCTTTATGAGCGTATCAATCACAGAGTGGACCTGATGTTTGAAGCTGGACTTCTAGACGAAGCCAAGTGGTTGTTTGACCATTATCCAGATGTGCAGGCTGCTAAAGGAATTGGTTACAAGGAACTCTTCCCCTATTTTCGTGGAGAGCAGAGATTGGAGGAGGCTAGCGATAGTCTCAAGCAAGCGACTCGCCGATTTGCCAAGCGCCAGTTGACCTGGTTCCGTAACCGCATGCAGGTGACTTTTTATCAGATAGGAGAATCGGGTGTTAAAGAGCGTATTTTAAGCCAGATTGAGGAGTTTTTAAATGATTGA
- the rnz gene encoding ribonuclease Z, translating into MDIQFLGTGAGQPSKARNVSSLALKLLDEINEVWLFDCGEGTQNRILETTIRPRKVSKIFITHLHGDHIFGLPGFLSSRAFQANEEQTDLEIYGPQGIKSFVLTSLRVSGSRLPYKIHFHEFNQDSLGKILETAKFTVYAEELDHTIFCVGYRVMQKDLEGTLDAEKLKAAGVPFGPLFGKIKNGQDVVLEDGREIKASDYISAPRPGKIITILGDTRKTDASVRLGVNADVLVHESTYGKGDEKIARNHGHSTNMQAAQVATEAGAKRLLLNHISARFLSKDISQLKKDAATIFENVHVVKDLEEVEI; encoded by the coding sequence ATGGATATTCAATTTTTAGGAACGGGGGCTGGCCAGCCCTCTAAAGCCCGCAACGTTTCAAGTCTCGCCCTGAAACTCTTGGACGAGATTAACGAAGTCTGGCTCTTTGACTGTGGAGAAGGTACGCAAAATCGCATTCTGGAAACCACGATTCGACCACGCAAGGTCAGCAAAATCTTTATCACACACTTGCATGGAGATCATATCTTTGGTTTGCCAGGATTCCTTTCTAGCCGCGCTTTTCAGGCCAATGAAGAGCAGACAGATTTGGAAATCTATGGTCCCCAAGGCATCAAATCTTTTGTCTTGACCAGTCTACGAGTGTCAGGTTCACGCCTGCCCTATAAGATTCATTTCCATGAGTTCAACCAAGATTCTCTAGGGAAAATTCTTGAAACCGCTAAATTTACAGTTTATGCGGAAGAGTTGGATCACACTATTTTCTGCGTGGGCTATCGTGTCATGCAAAAGGACCTAGAAGGAACCTTGGATGCTGAAAAACTCAAGGCGGCAGGTGTCCCATTTGGCCCACTTTTTGGGAAAATCAAAAACGGTCAGGATGTAGTCCTAGAGGACGGAAGAGAAATCAAGGCTTCAGACTATATCTCAGCGCCACGTCCAGGTAAGATTATTACCATTTTGGGAGATACTCGAAAAACAGATGCCAGTGTGCGTCTTGGTGTCAATGCAGATGTTCTTGTCCATGAGTCGACTTATGGCAAGGGTGATGAGAAAATCGCCCGCAATCATGGTCACTCAACCAATATGCAAGCTGCGCAGGTTGCAACAGAAGCAGGAGCCAAACGACTCTTACTCAACCATATCAGCGCCCGTTTTCTTTCAAAAGATATCAGCCAGCTAAAAAAAGATGCGGCAACAATTTTTGAAAATGTCCATGTAGTTAAAGATTTGGAAGAAGTGGAAATCTAG
- the hflX gene encoding GTPase HflX, translating to MIETEKKEERVLLIGVELQGMDNFDLSMEELASLAKTAGAVVVDSYRQKREKYDSKTFVGSGKLEEIAQMVDAEEITTVIVNNRLTPRQNVNLEEVLGVKVIDRMQLILDIFAMRARSHEGKLQVHLAQLKYLLPRLVGQGIMLSRQAGGIGSRGPGESQLELNRRSVRNQITDIERQLKVVEKNRATVREKRLESSTFKIGLIGYTNAGKSTIMNTLTSKTQYEADELFATLDATTKSIHLGGNLQVTLTDTVGFIQDLPTELVSSFKSTLEESKHVDLLVHVIDASNPYHEEHEKTVLSIMKDLDMEDIPRLTLYNKADLVEDFTPTQTPYALISAKSEDSRENFQALFLEKIKDIFESFTLRVPFSKSYKIHDLESVAILEERDYQEDGEVITGYISEKNKWRLEEFYD from the coding sequence ATGATTGAAACGGAGAAAAAAGAGGAACGAGTCCTGCTCATTGGTGTTGAGCTCCAGGGCATGGATAATTTTGACCTCTCCATGGAAGAGTTGGCTAGTCTAGCTAAGACAGCTGGAGCAGTTGTGGTAGATAGCTACAGACAAAAACGAGAAAAATACGACTCTAAGACCTTTGTCGGTTCTGGTAAGTTGGAAGAAATTGCTCAAATGGTGGACGCAGAAGAAATCACGACTGTCATCGTCAATAACCGTCTGACACCTCGACAAAATGTCAATTTAGAGGAAGTCTTAGGTGTCAAGGTCATTGACCGTATGCAGTTGATTTTAGATATCTTTGCCATGCGAGCTCGAAGCCATGAAGGTAAGCTACAAGTTCATCTTGCACAACTCAAGTATCTCTTGCCTCGTTTGGTTGGTCAGGGGATTATGCTCAGCCGTCAGGCAGGGGGAATTGGTTCCCGTGGTCCAGGTGAAAGTCAGCTGGAGCTGAACCGTCGTAGTGTTCGCAACCAGATTACAGATATCGAACGTCAACTCAAGGTGGTTGAGAAAAACCGAGCGACAGTTCGAGAAAAACGTTTGGAGTCAAGTACCTTTAAGATTGGTTTGATTGGTTACACCAATGCTGGAAAATCAACCATCATGAACACCTTGACCAGTAAGACCCAGTATGAAGCAGACGAGCTCTTTGCGACTTTAGATGCGACGACTAAGAGTATCCATCTGGGAGGCAATCTCCAAGTAACTTTGACAGATACCGTTGGCTTTATCCAAGATTTGCCGACAGAGTTGGTGTCCAGTTTCAAGTCAACCTTAGAAGAAAGCAAGCATGTGGACCTTCTGGTTCATGTTATCGATGCCAGCAATCCTTACCACGAAGAGCATGAAAAAACAGTTCTTTCCATCATGAAAGACTTGGACATGGAGGATATTCCTCGCCTGACCCTGTATAATAAAGCGGATTTGGTGGAGGATTTTACGCCGACCCAAACGCCTTATGCCCTTATTTCTGCCAAGTCTGAGGATAGTCGTGAGAATTTTCAGGCACTATTTTTAGAGAAAATCAAGGATATTTTTGAATCTTTTACCTTGCGCGTGCCTTTTTCAAAATCCTACAAGATTCATGATTTAGAAAGTGTTGCGATTTTGGAAGAACGTGATTATCAGGAGGACGGCGAAGTGATTACAGGCTACATTTCTGAAAAAAACAAATGGAGGTTAGAGGAATTTTATGACTGA
- a CDS encoding DUF3042 family protein produces MAKGFAKGLVTGVAGTVAAVAGAVYAFKKKVIEPEEQKAAFIEENRKKAARRRVSR; encoded by the coding sequence ATGGCTAAAGGATTTGCTAAAGGTCTCGTAACAGGTGTTGCAGGAACTGTTGCTGCTGTTGCAGGTGCAGTATACGCATTCAAAAAGAAAGTGATTGAACCAGAAGAACAAAAAGCAGCTTTCATCGAAGAAAATCGTAAAAAAGCAGCTCGCCGTCGCGTATCACGCTAA
- a CDS encoding thymidylate synthase translates to MTKADTIFKENIERILNEGVFSEQARPKYKDGTVANSKYITGAFAEYDLSKGEFPITTLRPIAIKSAIKELLWIYQDQSNSLEVLNDKYNVHYWNDWEVGDTGTIGERYGAVVKKHDIINKILKQLEANPWNRRNIISLWDYQAFEETDGLLPCAFQTMFDVRRVDGEIYLDATLTQRSNDMLVAHHINAMQYVALQMMIAKHFGWKVGKFFYFINNLHIYDNQFEQAQELLRREPSNCQPRLVLNVPDKTNFFDIKAEDFELVDYDPVKPQLKFDLAI, encoded by the coding sequence ATGACAAAAGCAGATACGATTTTTAAAGAAAATATTGAGCGAATTCTCAATGAAGGAGTCTTTTCAGAACAAGCTCGTCCCAAGTATAAGGATGGAACAGTAGCTAACTCCAAGTACATTACAGGTGCTTTTGCGGAGTATGATTTGTCTAAGGGTGAATTTCCAATCACGACCTTGCGTCCAATTGCTATCAAATCAGCTATCAAAGAACTACTTTGGATCTACCAAGACCAGTCCAATAGCCTAGAAGTTCTCAATGACAAGTACAATGTTCATTACTGGAATGACTGGGAAGTTGGAGATACAGGGACAATCGGTGAGCGTTACGGGGCTGTTGTTAAAAAGCACGACATCATCAATAAAATCCTCAAGCAGTTGGAAGCTAATCCTTGGAACCGTCGCAATATCATCTCTCTCTGGGATTACCAAGCTTTTGAGGAGACTGATGGCCTTCTTCCTTGTGCCTTCCAGACCATGTTTGATGTACGTCGTGTAGATGGGGAAATTTACCTGGATGCAACCTTGACTCAGCGTTCTAACGATATGCTGGTTGCTCATCACATCAATGCCATGCAGTATGTGGCTCTTCAAATGATGATTGCCAAACACTTTGGTTGGAAAGTTGGAAAATTCTTCTATTTTATCAATAACCTTCATATCTATGACAATCAATTTGAACAAGCTCAGGAATTGCTCCGTCGTGAACCTTCAAATTGCCAACCACGTTTGGTCTTGAATGTACCAGACAAGACCAACTTCTTTGATATTAAAGCAGAAGATTTTGAGTTGGTTGACTATGATCCAGTGAAACCGCAGTTGAAGTTTGACCTAGCTATTTAA